The proteins below are encoded in one region of Engraulis encrasicolus isolate BLACKSEA-1 chromosome 1, IST_EnEncr_1.0, whole genome shotgun sequence:
- the LOC134457764 gene encoding adhesion G protein-coupled receptor E1-like has protein sequence MAVKKMTILYTLFLCLITVMVRGAQGCLVGFNLTNGECKDIDECNPQPSVCGHHASCYNTAGSYGCRCLKGFQSTNSNYTAGDPKCQDIDECAILGSICGENSIGCHNTPGSFICNCTNGFIPSRVNFKCQG, from the exons ATGGCTGTTAAGAAGATGACCATCCTTTacaccctctttctctgtctgataACAG TGATGGTGCGTGGAGCACAAGGATGTCTTGTGGGATTTAACCTTACTAATGGAGAATGCAAAG ATATTGATGAATGTAATCCTCAGCCTTCCGTCTGTGGACACCACGCCTCTTGCTACAACACCGCAGGAAGCTATGGCTGCCGATGcctaaaaggattccagtcaacCAACTCGAATTATACGGCAGGGGACCCCAAATGCCAAG ATATTGACGAATGTGCAATTCTTGGATCCATCTGTGGAGAAAACTCAATAGGCTGCCACAATACACCAGGAAGCTTCATCTGCAATTGTACAAATGGATTCATCCCCTCCCGAGTTAACTTCAAATGCCAAGGCTAG